TACCAGCATTCAAAGTGAAAGatgaatttttaaaagctatagCAGATAATCAGGTATAAGATGCTTTTGTGATCTGGAAAGAACAAATTAGCCTAAAGCTAGGATGACAATTTATGATCCAGCCCGCCAACCTGACCTTCAACTAACGTGAGATAAGCAGGTTAAGTTTTGGCACAAACAAGTCCAAGTTGTAAATAGGTTGACCCAacttaacctgttcattaaATGGGTTGGATTCATGTTTAGAGTCCTGAGCTATCTAGCCTATTTTAACATGTTTAATAATTGGATCGGGTTGAAAAGTCATGACTTGAGCAGTTCGAGAgctatttaacctatttaaaccGTTAAACTCTTTAGCATGAtccaacctgtttattaaataggatATATGGGTTTGGCCgggttacctatttaataaagaggtcaagttcaattttggatatttgATTTGTTTAATAAATGGATCAAGTTCGAGTTGATAGTTATCCAACCCGACCCTCATGTTCACCCAACTTGACCCATTGCTACCCTTACCTGAAGCTGCATATCTCAATTGATGTTTTAATACTTTCCctatattattttcttcttattttagtTCTTGTTTTGCACTTCTTTTtgtttgcttttatttttttgttgtttttctgTATGTTCATTCTAGTTTTACTTGTAGGTATAATCTATTTTGTCAAttctgttttttattttattttattttgatattcattTTCTACTTTATGGATTTTTTTGTACTACTTTGCATTCCTAGTTCCCATTTTGCACTTTTAGATTAATATATTTGTATCATgttcttttattctttattttctatattgtctcataatttttgaatttaatttagttttttttaatttccaatTTATTCCATTTTAACTGTTTGTATCTAATACAGTAATCTGAATAGTTTATAgacttattttatttgttttaatcATGCATTATATGTGCCTCTTTGCTAGTACATATAATGGTAACTATAAGTTCTAGAttaaatttataatatttaaatattttgttcATCAGAAGGCCTATCTGAGTACCTCCCATGCTTAATAGAAAAGTATCTTTTATACTTCATcacctcttttttttataacaaaGAAATGGATGCTAATATCAACCATTAGATAGTTATCGCATCATCATAGATGAGAATTGATTTTATTCTGCAATGGGAAATATATCCTTCTTTGGCTATCACATAGCTATTTGCACAAACTATTGATTTCATAACCAGCATCAATCTTCACCTTTATTTTAGATACACAAAATTTAAATGCTATCAGTAAGGGAGCAATGCTGCTTACCCATATAAAACTGTTGTCCAACTTATAGTAGCTTAGTAATCTCTTTCAACTAATTTGGTATGCTTACAAAGTTCTTGTTCCCTTTTTGTACTTTTTCATGAACTGACTCCCTTTCTCAGAAACCTCTCATATTAACTGTTTAACTTGTTCAAGCATATTGAATGTATTCAAGTTGTCTTTTTCTTAGAGCAAGTGTCCTTTTCTTAAAGTTGCTTTATAATTTGTGATTACTTGACATTCCAATTTGTTCTGGGAGTCTAGGTACTTGTTGTATCTGGAGAGACTGGTTGTGGCAAAACTACACAGCTACCTCAGTTCATACTGGAGGAGGAAATAGAACGTCTTCGTGGGGCAGAGTGCAACATAATATGTACTCAACCACGTCGAATATCTGCTATATCTGTTGCAGCACGAATTGCATCTGAAAGGGGTGAGAATCTTGGAGAAACTGTTGGTTACCAGATCCGATTGGAAGCAAAACGTTCAGCTCAAACACGTCTTCTATTTTGCACAACTGGAGTACTGCTTCGGAGACTGGTACTGAGGATATTTCCCATTTGAATGTCTATTCCTGCCATGATGCTGttatctgtttttgttttaattaatttcattttttttaatgagatcaaTACCTGATAAACTTTAGTTTGTTGGGCATTTGATTTTCGAGTTGTTGATACTGCTTTTTTGGGCAACTTAAAACAGCTACACCCTATTCCTTGTGGTTCTATTTCGATCATTCTTATTATTTTCCTATTCTTATATGACACTTTAATCATTTTTTCCCCATCTatgaatatttaaattttaagaaatTAAAACTATATCATCTTATGCTGCTGAACTTGATATTTGCCAGAGAGGTTGAAGAAACAGCATGTTTTCAATGTCCTGTCTTCTGTGTGTAACACAAGTAAGAGTTTGCTAGATTTTCTGATTAAATAACTCTCAGCATTGTGTCAGCTATTCATTAAGTGAATAAAATTGTACAGTATTATTGATGGGCATAGCTGTTGCTATGGTTCATAAGTTGGTTGCTCGCAtcatctttttctcttctttagtGGTTTGGTTAATTTGGGTTTGTTCTACAACCTCAAGATTGAAATAAAACCTTGTAGGCTATCTTTAATATTGCACTAGCCCTAGCATATAAGATAGCTTGGATGTGGTTATCCACGTCAGGCTAACAATGAAGGGACAAAGGCTGAGGTACATTGCAATTTTTATCTCCGCtatgtttttttataaaactacATATTAGGTCTTCCATGCCTATGTTCAAGTTTAGATGTCCCAGTTCTGTCGAATAATATATTCTACCTCCTTCTACCAACATTTTCACTACTTTATTTTCTCATATGCATCAAATATTGTGATGCTCACTTTTATGAGCAAAATATTTGTTCTCCCCCGAAACCTCCCCAAAATGTTCAGCTCATGGTTCTTTTCTGAACCATCAAACATATTAGCTGGCTCTGTGATCCTAAATTAACAACCAACCCTCTGTATATGGTGTGAAGAGAACCATTTTTACACCCTTTCTGGAGGGTTCTTAGGAAACATAGCAGTTTCCTTTTTATAAACTATGTAAATTTAATCCATTGAGTTTTTTTGAGTTTCTAGAAACCAGGGATCAAGGACAAGATAGCTGTATATAGGAACATTGAAGGTTGCAAATAAAATACTCtcttccaattatcatctttatgTCAAGAAACTTGTATTAGCAGATGGATCAACTAGTAAGGAAATAATGTTAGCATccttccatatttttttttggtggaaaaaaatgttttttttggggggggggagaAATTGAGCAAGAGTTATTGGCGTGCCTGAAAATTCATTTGAAGCAAAATAATGCAACATAAGCGTAAGAGTTTTGAAAGAGATAGAGTTGAAACCAGGGTTATAACAGATATCTTCCCTTTGTGCCAAAGCTTTGGACTGTTTTGAATGAaacaattattttaatattttgccTAGAGCTGATCAGAACCTTACCGCCATGAAACTTATTGGTTTGCTTTTGTTTGAATTATGCTTTGCATATTATTATTCTACATCTAGGCATAATCTATTTCAAATCTTACCTTTTGCTACTTTATGGATGGCAGGTTCAGGAGCCATATTTAGGAGGTGTCAGTCATTTACTGGTGGATGAAATTCATGAAAGGGGTATGAATGAGGATTTCCTTATTATAATTTTGCGTGACCTTCTGCCCAGGCGTCCGGATCTTCGTCTAATATTAATGAGCGCCACAATAAATGCTGAGCTCTTCTCTACATACTTTGGGAATGCACCAATCATCCATATACCAGTATAGTATCATATAACCCACACATAGAACAAAGGAATTGACTTGGATCATGTCTTCCACAATACTATTCAATGACTTTATGCTTTTACAGGGGCTGACTTATCCTGTAGCAGAAGCGTTTCTGGAAGATGTTCTGGAGAAAACACGGTACAAGATTAAGTCAGAGTTTGACAATTTTCAGGCGaactcaagaagaagaagaagacaaccaTCAACCAAAAATGATCCATTGACTGAGATGTTTGAGGTGAATCCAAATTCATATCTGAATATCATTCTTATATTCTGTGCTGAAATTTTAGTCAATGCAAAACAACTAATTATTTCCGCGAAGTCAAAAACTCAACATCTTTTCCTTTTCTGCTTATATATGCATATGCACTACGCCTTTTCTGCTTAACCATAACCATAATTATTATAATCCTTATTTCCAAGATATTCCTATTGAGAGCCACTGCCTGGTATTATTGCAAGctttttcaaatttattttcACAACTCCCATTCATGCTACCCTAGTCTTACCCTTTTGCTGACACATATTTTAGTACCTCTTCTTAATGGGTAGTTTCCTTATGTAGCAATGGATTCGACTGCTTTTTGATCATACTCTggtattttattctttcttGGTTGTCTAAGGTTACagtatcattttttttctttttttacatgTAGGATGTTGATATTGATGCCCAATACAAAAACTACAGCATATCTACAAGGCAATCTCTCGAAACCTGGGATGGTGTGCAACTAGATTTGGGTCTTGTAAGTAACTtcgaatttattagtaattctCTGTAAAGTTCTtctattaaatatgcttgcatgcAGATTTATTTTCTCTGAGATAACTTCATCCTggtcatattttattttttgtaataAAGGTACAAATATTCGGTTGATGGAGAAATGCAGAATTGCTTGATTCTTATGACCCTTAGACAATCTTGAAGCTTTAAAGATGTGTTTGGTGTTGCTTCTGCTTTTTTTAAAAGTAATTTTCAAAATTCTCATCCATTCAAGTTCTTAAATGAAAAATGCGTTTTGGCATGGCTTTTAGTCTTATTATTGGACCCATATTTGTAGGTTACAGGTATGGGTTGCATCGATACTGTACACACCCATACTGATGCATGGTACACTGCTGGAGGCAAGACAGCAACTGTACCATGTGTCAGTACAGTACTGTATTGAGCCCCCTAATATACCAACTTATCAGATGGGTAAAATTTGCCCAATACCAGGCGGTATGGGTCGGTACAGAAAACCTTGCCTTTTGGTATAATCTCAGAAAAGAAGAAACTCGAGGTTAAATTTCTAGCTTCTCCTAAAAGCGCTTGTTTTGCTAATACCTGTTCTAGAAGAATTTCTCAAATGACATTACcaaacactttttttttctttatgaaaTGCTTTGTCTACTTTAAAAGTTATAAAAAAGGCTTCTTCCAAGCGGCACCAAACATGCCCTAAGTGTCCAATAATGAAAATGCTTTTTCCTGGGATTTCATTACCATGGACAGCTCAAGAATAAGCTATCATATTGTGAAAGTTTCTTGGAGATGAAACATTATAGCCATGTAATTTCATCTTTAGGGAAAAGTTGTCTCTTTCCTTGTCTTGTTTTTGAATTATCATCAATTTGCCAAACACGCTCCTTGTGGATCATTGTAAATTCATGTGTCATTGATTTCCTCATAGTAGCTGGAGGAAGCAATTGTGAAGGAAAACAATAGCCTCCATCATGACGACCCATGGAAGCTAGTGTCTTTTTCAGGGGGTATGAAGTAGGATACACATGAACCTAATTACTAAACATCAGATTAGTAAAATTACAAAGAGACCCATAGTATATATGTATCTTGTTTCCCTGGTTTTCTATTAATTTCTACAACTATGGTAAAATGTTCATCTCAACCAGTGTTAATGAATGAAGATATCATTAGTACACATtacaatgaacattttgatttggGATGAATGTTTGGCATCACTGGCACCTGCCTGAAGAGTGATAGATGTATGCCTTGACTCATGTCATCAAAATAGCAAACACAAAGTTATTTAGTCTAAAGACGCAGCTTTCAATTTTCACATGATTGGAAGGGCTGTAAACAGCTGGAGGACCGAGGACGTACTCAGATTGATGGGAGTAAAAACAGCCCTTCGGCGTTATTAACAGTGAGGAAGGTTCCTAATAATTATGTGAAGTTGATAAGATAAGGCTTATTGATTTTAGATGAAGTTACCATGAAGTTTTAATATAATTGTTGTTGCAGCAGTCTTAGCATGCTTTACAGTAACCAcgatttcatgattttttttttcttaccaaAATGGTTCAGTCTTCTTGatggttctttcttcttccataTTAGAGTGTTTTGTAAATCATAATTTTAGCTTTATGCTTTTTCATGCTTCCCTGCATGCACAAATCTGTTGGCATTTATGGTAATGTCCCTAGTCTCGTTGGATCTCATGCACATTGTTTGCTAGATATTTATATGCTTCATGGAACCTGATTTTCGTTTGCCCAAAAATAGTTTTCTTCTAATGTCATTGGCTATAGGGATGCCATATCTTTTTTCCTAGAAACCCTTTTATACTGCCACTTTCTGCTtcttaaatttatattaattgCCCAATCTTGTATACTAGCTGATTATACCATATGTTTTAGGTGGAAGCAACAATAGAATATATTTGCCGCCATGAAAAAGATGGAGCAATCCTAGTGTTCCTTACGGGTTGGGATGAGATATCTAAGCTGCTCGACAAAATTAAGGGGAACAGTTTCCTCGGGAATTCTAGCAAGTTTCTAGTTCTTCCATTGCATGGTTCCATGCCAACTGTAAATCAGCGCGAAATTTTTGACAGACCACCAAGTAATATGAGGCAAGTGCTCTTCATTTTCTATTTCCTAAACATTTGTTATGAATGACTCATTATGTGAGAGATTTTGTAATCAAGTACTATTATGGATGTCACTTTCTGAGCTTTTGGTTTATGTACATAATGCACCTGATTTGATTCattctattatatttattgCTTTGATGTTCCATGAAATATGATATATCATTGGTTTTATGTGCATCATGCAATGCTAAGAATAGTGGGAAACTACTTGCTATGTAGATATGATAATGAGAAATGAGAACATCTTGTATGAATAAGACAAGCTTAAAGACATCTTATTGCATCTCAGCAGCTCATGCACTTTGAGTGGATGGTAGCATTTGTATATACAGTTGTAGACATTGGACTTGTTTTTGTTTATATCATTGCTGGATAAATTACCTAAAAAACTCAAGCTCATGAAAACAACTaacatttaattaatgctatcgCAGAAAGTGTATTTCTAAGAACACAataatttcttaaaaataacCTGAGCATTGGTTTGGCTTATTAGAATCTGGAAAGACATGGAAGCTTTTTGCACCATGGACATTTGTTGTTCATCTTGTGCTTTTGATTTGCATATTGCttttatattcatttcaaaaatagtGGCACAAAAAGTTCCTCCTAGCGATCAGACATGTTCAAAGCCATATAAACTTATGTTAAGATCCTCACTGAATTATttaaagaaatcaatgattcATTTGCTATATTCTGTTAATAATTGCAGGAAAATTGTTCTAGCAACAAATATAGCAGAAAGCAGTATTACTATAGATGATGTTGTGTATGTTATTGACTGTGGGAAGGCAAAGGAAACAAGTTATGATGCTCTGAATAAGTTGGCATGCTTGTTACCATCATGGATATCAAAGGCTTCAGCACATCAGGTAAATCAATTTTTTGAACCTTGTAGTTACATTGATTGTCAATGAAGACTCATATCTGATAGTTCATGCGGGGGCTGTTCAtacagaggcgggggcgtgcaGGGCGTGTTCAACCTGGTGTTTGCTATAGGCTGTACCCAAAAGTTATACATGATGCAATGCCACAATATCAATTGCCTGAAATTCTTCGAACTCCATTGCAAGAACTATGCCT
Above is a genomic segment from Phoenix dactylifera cultivar Barhee BC4 chromosome 2, palm_55x_up_171113_PBpolish2nd_filt_p, whole genome shotgun sequence containing:
- the LOC103716252 gene encoding DExH-box ATP-dependent RNA helicase DExH1 isoform X2; translation: MSTETERRVENLLARSKETLTINDTASTSIQMARQSVPNMAVSKPELTEDDNAFKEKFNIELRDLQHSRKATPSARAMQSFREKLPAFKVKDEFLKAIADNQVLVVSGETGCGKTTQLPQFILEEEIERLRGAECNIICTQPRRISAISVAARIASERGENLGETVGYQIRLEAKRSAQTRLLFCTTGVLLRRLVQEPYLGGVSHLLVDEIHERGMNEDFLIIILRDLLPRRPDLRLILMSATINAELFSTYFGNAPIIHIPGLTYPVAEAFLEDVLEKTRYKIKSEFDNFQANSRRRRRQPSTKNDPLTEMFEDVDIDAQYKNYSISTRQSLETWDGVQLDLGLVEATIEYICRHEKDGAILVFLTGWDEISKLLDKIKGNSFLGNSSKFLVLPLHGSMPTVNQREIFDRPPSNMRKIVLATNIAESSITIDDVVYVIDCGKAKETSYDALNKLACLLPSWISKASAHQRRGRAGRVQPGVCYRLYPKVIHDAMPQYQLPEILRTPLQELCLNIKSLQLGAVATFLAKALQPPDPLSVKNALELLKTIGALDEMEELTPLGRHLCTLPLDPNIGKMLLIGSVFQCLDPALTIAAALAHRDPFVLPMNRKEEADAAKRSFAGDSCSDHIALLKAFGAWKDAKCSGRERAFCWENFLSPMTLQMMEDMRNQFLDLLSDIGFVNKARGVKTYNQYGDDLEMVCAVLCAGLYPNVIQCKRRGKRTAFYSKEVGKVDIHPSSVNAGVHLFPLPYMVYSEKVKTTGIYIRDSTNISDYALLLFGGSLMPSKTGEGIEMLGGYLHFSAPKSIVQLIQRLRGELDKLLQRKIEEPGLDIPAEGKAVVAAAVELLHNQNVYH